In a genomic window of Pseudoliparis swirei isolate HS2019 ecotype Mariana Trench chromosome 20, NWPU_hadal_v1, whole genome shotgun sequence:
- the il10ra gene encoding LOW QUALITY PROTEIN: interleukin-10 receptor subunit alpha (The sequence of the model RefSeq protein was modified relative to this genomic sequence to represent the inferred CDS: inserted 2 bases in 1 codon) produces the protein MDINNKTPLLVFLIVSTHCVSGLGVPQPENLVVKILDGEVIAHWRHPADAPSDSQYNIQMAKYSGEWAAMAGCTGINTTYCDLTSLVHDYRSGYKVKVQLVSGDAASVWTLKKFLPNTSELQPPSFNLWATSSTLTVYVHEKPILKKIFPYGLIYTINLEETGQHEKNTTAYLRDDVGEDRRTKSFASLGWGREYCVSIRVEGLGAPTASSVSPRQCLLLPEQEWFLIAVSSLAVLGVLVSVAIVATVLLCYLRRPENKPAALKSTASGWLPLSVGEGPMEVVTDRGWFLSSDKKKAKSRVKDQVARDDPVTEDDREEDRRTSTDSGLGIESNSAPTGPGSPPMRHEDSDCGSLGEEDTDTDRGAGLHSSSVNREAQDGGSLLVARVNYRSHAPSSSSVRIEVCDDDEEERYNXGCFPEVFVGYRAGLQFCICSGAGRCTWCHERGHHEVESVKQYRALPVENGRLSGSCDFVDSLKGPMTFSSYSKRTQMDTVVVDDSETTFLHLAETFPLLTALSPPPLVDGGRDFNTNQPTLSLCDVQLKTD, from the exons ATGGATATTAATAATAAGACACCACTTCTTGTCTTCCTGATTGTCTCCACACACTGTGTGTCAG GACTGGGCGTGCCTCAGCCTGAGAATCTGGTTGTGAAAATTTTGGATGGGGAGGTGATAGCGCACTGGAGACATCCTGCGGACGCCCCGTCAGACTCCCAGTACAACATACAGATGGCAAA GTACAGCGGTGAATGGGCCGCGATGGCCGGCTGCACCGGGATCAATACGACCTACTGTGACCTTACCAGCCTTGTCCATGACTATCGCTCTGGGTACAAGGTCAAAGTTCAGCTGGTTTCAGGAGATGCCGCGTCCGTGTGGACACTCAAGAAATTCCTCCCAAACACAA GTGAATTACAGCCTCCGTCATTCAATTTGTGGGCGACTTCCAGCACTCTGACCGTTTATGTTCATGAAAAACCCattctgaaaaaaatatttccttATGGGCTCATCTACACCATAAACCTGGAGGAGACAGGACAGCATGAAAAG AACACGACGGCGTACCTGAGAGACGACGTGGGGGAGGATCGGAGAACCAAGTCTTTCGCTTCTCTCGGCTGGGGGCGAGAGTACTGCGTCAGCATCCGGGTCGAGGGCCTCGGAGCGCCGACCGCCAGCAGCGTGTCCCCGAGACAGTGTCTGCTGCTCCCAGAGCAAG AGTGGTTCCTCATTGCCGTGTCATCCTTAGCTGTTCTGGGTGTGCTGGTCAGCGTTGCCATCGTGGCAACCGTCCTCCTGTGTTACCTGAGGCGTCCAGAAAACAAGCCTGCTGCATTG AAATCGACTGCAAGTGGCTGGCTCCCACTCTCTGTAGGAGAAGGGCCGATGGAGGTGGTGACAGACAGAGGATGGTTCCTGTCCAGCGACAAAAAGAAAGCGAAAAGCCGCGTCAAAGATCAAGTGGCGCGCGACGACCCGGTAACCGAGGACGAccgagaggaggacaggaggaccagCACGGACAGCGGCTTGGGCATCGAGTCCAATTCTGCTCCGACCGGCCCAGGAAGCCCTCCAATGAGACACGAGGACAGCGACTGTGGGAGCCTGGGAGAAGAAGATACCGACACCGAcagaggggcggggctccaTTCTTCTTCCGTGAATCGGGAAGCTCAAGACGGCGGATCTCTATTGGTTGCCAGGGTTAATTATcgcagccacgccccctcatcctcctccgtgAGGATTGAAGTCTGCgacgatgatgaggaggagcggTACAA CGGATGCTTCCCAGAAGTGTTCGTGGGATACAGGGCGGGGCTTCAGTTCTGCATTTGCTCGGGAGCAGGACGGTGCACGTGGTGCCACGAGCGAGGCCACCACGAAGTGGAAAGCGTAAAACAATACAGAGCTTTGCCTGTCGAGAACGGACGACTGAGCGGCTCGTGTGATTTTGTGGACTCTCTCAAAGGGCCGATGACATTTTCAAGTTATTCTAAAAGGACACAAATGGACACCGTCGTGGTGGATGACTCGGAAACCACTTTTTTACATTTGGCGGAGACGTTCCCTCTGCTCACCGCTCTATCGCCGCCGCCCCTAGTGGACGGAGGGCGGGACTTCAACACGAACCAGCCGACTCTTTCTCTCTGCGACGTACAGCTGAAGACCGACTGA